The following coding sequences lie in one Phragmites australis chromosome 8, lpPhrAust1.1, whole genome shotgun sequence genomic window:
- the LOC133926488 gene encoding disease resistance protein RGA2-like codes for MCEAGDDVREAIKMEKLDVFADLGHRNFSVHPRGQTTAYFTEPKVFGRDTVKGRIVGMLTSKETCGVNLSVLPIVGNGGVGKTTLAQLLYNDAIMQDHFSRRIWISVSVDFDEVRLTREMLDCLSNGVSKHDEITNLNKLQEILEESIKSKRLLLVLDDMWEDNDKSRWDKLLAPLRCSSLKGSAILVTTRNHSVVKMIATMDPIHLDGLEDDDFWVLFKSCVFGDEKYEGHRNLQIIGQGIAKKLKGYPLAAKSVGALLKRNLDGGHWMGILQSDEWKLQQGPDDIIPALKLSYVHLPFHLQRCFSYCALFPKGHRFDALDLVRIWISQGMVSSGNGRMEETGRQYLNDLVDRGFFQRSAYYSMHDLMHDLAQIVSSGECHMVDSFDSRNGTCYPTIQHLSINTRFAYKWNTDARNFFPNDNFQRKLVYIGEAVQTRNLSTLMLFGKYDAGFSETFSHVFKEVQHLRVLRLPTLTYSIDFLLRNFSKLIHLRYLELISSGPGEPLPEVICQLYHLQVLDVEYWVHLPTLPRGMNNLVNLRHFVARGELHAMIAGVGRLKFLQELKVFRVGKTTDFEIGQLNGLRELGGSLAIYNLENVGSKEESHNAGLRDKRYRQDLLLSWSNNRFAVRSLIETEVLEGLHPHSSLKHLHITGYGGEVSIQNIH; via the exons ATGTGTGAGGCTGGGGATGATGTCCGTGAGGCAATCAAGATGGAAAAGTTGGATGTTTTTGCTGATTTGGGACACCGGAATTTTTCTGTGCATCCCCGGGGGCAGACAACAGCTTACTTCACGGAGCCAAAGGTGTTTGGGAGGGACACTGTGAAGGGGCGCATTGTGGGGATGCTGACGAGCAAGGAGACTTGCGGGGTAAACTTGTCGGTCCTTCCAATTGTGGGTAACGGTGGTGTCGGAAAAACTACTTTAGCACAGCTTCTGTATAATGATGCAATAATGCAAGATCACTTCAGCAGACGGATATGGATCTCGGTGTCTGTTGACTTCGATGAAGTAAGACTCACACGCGAGATGCTGGACTGTCTGTCTAATGGCGTGAGCAAGCATGATGAAATTACCAACCTGAATAAGCTCCAAGAGATCCTTGAGGAGAGCATAAAGTCAAAGCGGCTGCTACTTGTTTTGGATGATATGTGGGAAGACAATGATAAGAGCCGGTGGGACAAGCTTTTAGCACCCCTTAGATGTAGTTCTTTGAAGGGCAGTGCGATCTTGGTCACAACAAGAAATCACTCTGTGGTGAAAATGATTGCTACAATGGACCCCATCCATTTGGATGGCTTGGAAGATGATGACTTTTGGGTTCTGTTCAAATCATGTGTATTTGGTGATGAAAAATATGAAGGACATCGGAATTTGCAGATTATCGGGCAGGGAATAGCCAAAAAGTTGAAGGGATACCCCTTAGCAGCAAAAAGTGTTGGTGCGCTTTTGAAAAGAAACCTTGATGGTGGACATTGGATGGGAATATTGCAAAGTGATGAATGGAAGCTGCAGCAGGGGCCAGATGATATCATCCCAGCACTGAAACTTAGTTATGTACACTTGCCTTTCCATCTTCAAAGGTGTTTTTCTTATTGTGCATTATTTCCTAAGGGTCACAGATTTGATGCCTTGGACTTAGTTCGCATTTGGATATCGCAAGGTATGGTTTCTTCTGGAAATGGGAGAATGGAGGAGACTGGGCGTCAATATTTGAATGATTTGGTGGATCGGGGATTTTTTCAAAGAAGCGCTTATTACTCTATGCATGATCTAATGCATGACCTAGCACAGATAGTTTCATCAGGTGAATGTCATATGGTCGACAGTTTTGATTCAAGAAATGGAACATGTTATCCAACTATTCAACATTTATCTATCAATACAAGATTTGCTTATAAGTGGAACACAGATGCCCGGAATTTTTTCCCAAATGATAACTTTCAGAGGAAGCTGGTTTACATCGGGGAAGCAGTGCAAACAAGGAATTTGAGCACATTAATGCTATTTGGAAAGTATGATGCTGGATTTTCTGAAACTTTTTCTCATGTATTCAAAGAGGTGCAACATCTTCGTGTTTTGAGGTTACCCACACTAACTTACAGCATAGACTTTCTCCTCAGAAACTTCAGCAAGTTGATCCATCTGCGCTATCTTGAACTAATATCCAGTGGTCCTGGTGAGCCATTGCCAGAGGTTATATGTCAACTTTATCATCTACAGGTCCTTGATGTAGAGTATTGGGTGCACCTTCCTACTTTACCACGAGGCATGAATAACCTTGTCAACTTGAGGCATTTTGTTGCTCGAGGTGAATTGCATGCAATGATTGCCGGAGTTGGTAGACTAAAGTTTCTCCAGGAGTTAAAGGTATTCCGAGTTGGAAAGACTACTGACTTTGAGATAGGACAGTTAAATGGGTTAAGAGAATTGGGGGGTTCACTTGCAATTTACAATCTGGAAAATGTGGGAAGCAAGGAGGAGTCTCATAATGCTGGATTAAGGGACAAAAGGTACCGACAGGATTTGCTTCTGTCATGGTCTAATAACCGGTTTGCGGTGAGATCTTTAATTGAGACTGAGGTGCTTGAGGGCCTTCATCCACATTCCAGTCTCAAGCATCTTCATATAACAGGCTATGGAG GTGAAGTCTCTATCCAAAATATCCATTGA
- the LOC133926491 gene encoding uncharacterized protein LOC133926491, producing MEVEAARCECCGFTEECTPAYIAAVRAEHLGRWVCGLCAEAVGDEIRRAGAGGAITTAEALDRHVAFARAPARRSAAAAAEDDLVAAIARLLRRCLDSPPASPAAPVPAPQVRKVAAGPGFPDGADA from the coding sequence atggaggtggaggcggccaGGTGCGAGTGCTGCGGGTTCACGGAGGAGTGCACGCCGGCGTACATCGCGGCGGTGCGggcggagcacctgggccgctGGGTCTGCGGGCTCTGCGCCGAGGCGGTGGGCGACGAGATCCGCCGCGCGGGCGCCGGGGGGGCCATCACCACGGCCGAGGCGCTCGACCGGCACGTCGCGTTCGCGCGCGCCCCGGCGAGGAGGTCAGCTGCTGCCGCGGCGGAAGACGACCTCGTCGCGGCCATCGCGCGGCTGCTCCGCCGCTGCCTCGACTCGCCGCCTGCGTCGCCAGCCGCCCCGGTGCCGGCACCACAAGTCCGGAAGGTGGCCGCGGGGCCCGGGTTCCCCGACGGAGCCGACGCTTGA